A genomic stretch from Shewanella woodyi ATCC 51908 includes:
- a CDS encoding sigma-54-dependent transcriptional regulator, protein MEIDHSFTVLLVEDSMSLGALYTEYLRAEGAKVTHVNHGEDALAEMERWQPDLLVLDIKLPDMSGMDILQKVQSNYTDITVIMITAHGTIDLAVESMKSGAFDFLVKPFDAKRLSITVRNALKQRQLVNLVAKYEQSLPKANYKGFVGESLSMQAVYKTIDCVANSKASVFIVGESGTGKEVCAHAIHHAGNRRDNAFVALNCASIPKDLIESEIFGHTKGAFTGAVANRDGAASRADGGTLFLDEICEMDLELQSKLLRFIQTGIFQKVGGTKEERVDVRFVSATNRIPWEEVKHGRFREDLFYRLHVIPIELPPLRMRGKDITLLANKLLKEYNNEEGKQFKSLSSDTKKILQSYDWPGNVRQLQNIIRQVVVLNSSDIVEASMLPPQLTSTLSRTSLVQPLIGVQSTAEDNRGLTDVVSCLSSEDGKEDTGLYQTEASLSCSGEDDKIIPLWLSEKHTIEAAIKQCDGNVPKAAALLDISASTIYRKRQSWEEQQKVTS, encoded by the coding sequence ATGGAAATTGATCACTCGTTTACGGTTTTACTTGTGGAAGATAGTATGTCTTTAGGCGCACTTTATACTGAGTATCTGAGGGCTGAAGGAGCTAAGGTCACTCATGTTAATCATGGAGAGGATGCGTTAGCGGAAATGGAGCGATGGCAACCTGATCTTTTAGTGCTAGATATTAAGCTTCCCGATATGTCGGGAATGGATATTTTGCAAAAAGTTCAGTCTAACTATACTGATATTACTGTCATTATGATCACAGCCCATGGCACGATTGATCTGGCTGTTGAATCGATGAAGTCTGGTGCTTTTGATTTCTTAGTCAAACCTTTTGATGCTAAACGCCTCTCTATTACCGTCCGTAATGCCCTTAAACAACGCCAGCTGGTCAATTTAGTCGCCAAGTATGAACAGAGTTTGCCAAAAGCAAACTACAAAGGGTTTGTTGGTGAATCACTGTCGATGCAAGCTGTATATAAAACCATAGATTGCGTTGCAAACAGTAAAGCTTCAGTGTTTATTGTAGGAGAAAGCGGTACAGGCAAGGAGGTGTGTGCTCATGCCATCCATCATGCAGGAAATAGACGAGACAATGCATTTGTGGCACTTAACTGTGCTTCAATTCCCAAGGACCTTATAGAGAGTGAGATCTTTGGTCATACCAAAGGAGCATTTACCGGAGCTGTGGCTAATCGAGATGGTGCGGCGAGCCGTGCTGATGGTGGAACACTTTTTCTTGATGAAATTTGTGAAATGGATCTAGAGCTTCAGAGTAAGTTATTACGTTTTATCCAGACTGGTATTTTTCAAAAAGTGGGAGGAACCAAGGAGGAGAGGGTTGATGTGCGCTTTGTCAGCGCAACGAATCGGATCCCTTGGGAAGAGGTGAAGCATGGACGTTTTCGCGAAGATCTTTTTTATCGTTTACATGTGATCCCCATTGAGTTGCCGCCTCTTCGAATGAGAGGAAAAGATATTACCCTGCTAGCCAATAAGTTATTGAAAGAATATAATAATGAAGAGGGGAAACAGTTTAAAAGTTTAAGCAGTGATACTAAGAAAATACTGCAGTCTTATGATTGGCCTGGCAATGTCAGGCAGTTACAAAATATCATAAGGCAGGTGGTTGTTTTAAACTCATCAGATATTGTTGAGGCTTCGATGTTACCACCACAACTGACCTCGACGTTGAGTCGCACTAGCTTGGTTCAGCCTTTAATTGGAGTGCAATCAACGGCTGAGGATAATAGAGGTTTAACGGATGTTGTTTCTTGTCTATCTTCTGAGGATGGTAAAGAAGATACCGGTTTATATCAAACAGAGGCCTCGCTAAGCTGTTCGGGTGAAGATGATAAGATCATACCTCTATGGTTATCTGAAAAACATACAATAGAAGCTGCGATTAAACAATGTGATGGCAATGTGCCCAAGGCTGCGGCATTATTAGATATCAGCGCTTCAA